The following are encoded together in the Apus apus isolate bApuApu2 chromosome 7, bApuApu2.pri.cur, whole genome shotgun sequence genome:
- the SERBP1 gene encoding plasminogen activator inhibitor 1 RNA-binding protein isoform X2, with protein MPGHLQEGFGCVVTNRFDQLFDDESDPFEVLRAAETRRKESGGGGGSQGGGGARGGPAGAQTNSSSGAGGGGAGQAGAGGGAGSAAKQLRRESQKERKNPLPPFAASAGGAAERREEGSGQAGAPLRKEGIRRIGRRPDQQQQQQQQGDGKPIDRRPERRPPRERRFDKPADEKGEAGEFSVDKPIIDRPMRGRGGLGRGRGRGRGMGRGDGFDSRGKREFDRHSGSDRSGLKHEDKRGGSGSHNWGTVKDELTELDQSAVTEETPEGEEHPPADSENKENEVEEVKEEGPKEMTLDEWKAIQSKDRAKVEFNIRKPNEGADGQWKKGFVLHKSKSEETKAMTEMQGSLLDSNEAHAEDSVMDHHFRKPANDITSQLEINFGDLGRPGRGGRGGRGGRGRGGRASRGGRTDKLVKEFDVIHTPNQSSASAPDVDDPEAFPALS; from the exons ATGCCCGGACACCTGCAGGAGGGCTTCGGCTGCGTCGTCACCAACCGCTTCGACCAGCTCTTCGATGACGAGTCTGACCCCTTCGAGGTGCTGCGGGCGGCCGAGACCCGGAGGAAAgagagcggcggcggcggcgggagccaggggggcggcggggcccgcggcGGCCCGGCGGGCGCCCAGACCAACTCCTcgagcggggcgggcggcggcggcgcggggcagGCGGGCGCCGGAGGGGGTGCCGGCAGCGCGGCCAAGCAGCTGCGCAGGGAGTCCCAGAAGGAGCGCAAGAACCCGCTGCCCCCCTTCGCCGCCTCCGCCGGGGGGGCCGCCGAGCGCCGGGAAGAGGGCAGCGGCCAGGCCGGAGCTCCGCTGCGGAAGGAGG GGATAAGGCGCATTGGCAGGAGGcctgaccagcagcagcagcagcagcagcagggggatGGCAAACCCATCGACAGGAGGCCGGAGAGACGGCCCCCGCGGGAGCGCCGCTTCGACAAGCCTGCCGACGagaagggagaagcaggagagTTCTCTGTGGATAA ACCCATCATCGACCGACCGATGCGTGGCCGTGGCGGGCTGGGCAGAGGCCGTGGCCGTGGCCGCGGGATGGGCCGGGGAGACGGGTTCGACTCTCGCGGCAAGCGCGAATTCGACAGACACAGCGGCAGCGATCGATC CGGCCTGAAGCACGAGGACAAGCGCGGTGGCAGCGGGTCGCACAACTGGGGAACCGTCAAAGACGAGCTCAC TGAATTGGATCAGTCAGCTGTAACTGAGGAAACGCCAGAGGGAGAGGAACATCCGCCTGCTGATTCTGAAAACAA AGAGAATGAGGTTGAAGAAGTTAAGGAAGAAGGCCCTAAGGAGATGACCCTGGATGAGTGGAAAGCTATTCAAAGCAAGGATCGTGCAAAAGTGGAGTTCAACATCCGCAAACCAAACGAGGGTGCTGATGGGCAATGGAAAAAAGGATTTGTTCTCCACAAGTCAAAGAGTGAGGAG ACAAAGGCGATGACAGAAATGCAGGGGAGTCTGCTGGATTCAAATGAG GCTCATGCTGAGGACTCGGTGATGGATCATCACTTCCGCAAGCCCGCCAACGACATCACGTCCCAGCTGGAGATCAACTTTGGAGACCTGGGCCGCCCCGGGcgtgggggcagagggggccGGGGTGGCCGGGGGCGTGGTGGCAGGGCCAGCCGTGGAGGCAGAACTGACAAG TTGGTTAAGGAGTTTGACGTGATCCACACACCCAACCAG TCAAGTGCTTCTGCTCCTGATGTAGATGACCCAGAGGctttcccagctctgtcctAA
- the SERBP1 gene encoding plasminogen activator inhibitor 1 RNA-binding protein isoform X1 — translation MPGHLQEGFGCVVTNRFDQLFDDESDPFEVLRAAETRRKESGGGGGSQGGGGARGGPAGAQTNSSSGAGGGGAGQAGAGGGAGSAAKQLRRESQKERKNPLPPFAASAGGAAERREEGSGQAGAPLRKEGIRRIGRRPDQQQQQQQQGDGKPIDRRPERRPPRERRFDKPADEKGEAGEFSVDKPIIDRPMRGRGGLGRGRGRGRGMGRGDGFDSRGKREFDRHSGSDRSSVSHSHFSGLKHEDKRGGSGSHNWGTVKDELTELDQSAVTEETPEGEEHPPADSENKENEVEEVKEEGPKEMTLDEWKAIQSKDRAKVEFNIRKPNEGADGQWKKGFVLHKSKSEETKAMTEMQGSLLDSNEAHAEDSVMDHHFRKPANDITSQLEINFGDLGRPGRGGRGGRGGRGRGGRASRGGRTDKLVKEFDVIHTPNQSSASAPDVDDPEAFPALS, via the exons ATGCCCGGACACCTGCAGGAGGGCTTCGGCTGCGTCGTCACCAACCGCTTCGACCAGCTCTTCGATGACGAGTCTGACCCCTTCGAGGTGCTGCGGGCGGCCGAGACCCGGAGGAAAgagagcggcggcggcggcgggagccaggggggcggcggggcccgcggcGGCCCGGCGGGCGCCCAGACCAACTCCTcgagcggggcgggcggcggcggcgcggggcagGCGGGCGCCGGAGGGGGTGCCGGCAGCGCGGCCAAGCAGCTGCGCAGGGAGTCCCAGAAGGAGCGCAAGAACCCGCTGCCCCCCTTCGCCGCCTCCGCCGGGGGGGCCGCCGAGCGCCGGGAAGAGGGCAGCGGCCAGGCCGGAGCTCCGCTGCGGAAGGAGG GGATAAGGCGCATTGGCAGGAGGcctgaccagcagcagcagcagcagcagcagggggatGGCAAACCCATCGACAGGAGGCCGGAGAGACGGCCCCCGCGGGAGCGCCGCTTCGACAAGCCTGCCGACGagaagggagaagcaggagagTTCTCTGTGGATAA ACCCATCATCGACCGACCGATGCGTGGCCGTGGCGGGCTGGGCAGAGGCCGTGGCCGTGGCCGCGGGATGGGCCGGGGAGACGGGTTCGACTCTCGCGGCAAGCGCGAATTCGACAGACACAGCGGCAGCGATCGATC TTCTGTTTCACATTCACATTTCAGCGGCCTGAAGCACGAGGACAAGCGCGGTGGCAGCGGGTCGCACAACTGGGGAACCGTCAAAGACGAGCTCAC TGAATTGGATCAGTCAGCTGTAACTGAGGAAACGCCAGAGGGAGAGGAACATCCGCCTGCTGATTCTGAAAACAA AGAGAATGAGGTTGAAGAAGTTAAGGAAGAAGGCCCTAAGGAGATGACCCTGGATGAGTGGAAAGCTATTCAAAGCAAGGATCGTGCAAAAGTGGAGTTCAACATCCGCAAACCAAACGAGGGTGCTGATGGGCAATGGAAAAAAGGATTTGTTCTCCACAAGTCAAAGAGTGAGGAG ACAAAGGCGATGACAGAAATGCAGGGGAGTCTGCTGGATTCAAATGAG GCTCATGCTGAGGACTCGGTGATGGATCATCACTTCCGCAAGCCCGCCAACGACATCACGTCCCAGCTGGAGATCAACTTTGGAGACCTGGGCCGCCCCGGGcgtgggggcagagggggccGGGGTGGCCGGGGGCGTGGTGGCAGGGCCAGCCGTGGAGGCAGAACTGACAAG TTGGTTAAGGAGTTTGACGTGATCCACACACCCAACCAG TCAAGTGCTTCTGCTCCTGATGTAGATGACCCAGAGGctttcccagctctgtcctAA
- the SERBP1 gene encoding plasminogen activator inhibitor 1 RNA-binding protein isoform X4, producing MPGHLQEGFGCVVTNRFDQLFDDESDPFEVLRAAETRRKESGGGGGSQGGGGARGGPAGAQTNSSSGAGGGGAGQAGAGGGAGSAAKQLRRESQKERKNPLPPFAASAGGAAERREEGSGQAGAPLRKEGIRRIGRRPDQQQQQQQQGDGKPIDRRPERRPPRERRFDKPADEKGEAGEFSVDKPIIDRPMRGRGGLGRGRGRGRGMGRGDGFDSRGKREFDRHSGSDRSGLKHEDKRGGSGSHNWGTVKDELTELDQSAVTEETPEGEEHPPADSENKENEVEEVKEEGPKEMTLDEWKAIQSKDRAKVEFNIRKPNEGADGQWKKGFVLHKSKSEEAHAEDSVMDHHFRKPANDITSQLEINFGDLGRPGRGGRGGRGGRGRGGRASRGGRTDKLVKEFDVIHTPNQSSASAPDVDDPEAFPALS from the exons ATGCCCGGACACCTGCAGGAGGGCTTCGGCTGCGTCGTCACCAACCGCTTCGACCAGCTCTTCGATGACGAGTCTGACCCCTTCGAGGTGCTGCGGGCGGCCGAGACCCGGAGGAAAgagagcggcggcggcggcgggagccaggggggcggcggggcccgcggcGGCCCGGCGGGCGCCCAGACCAACTCCTcgagcggggcgggcggcggcggcgcggggcagGCGGGCGCCGGAGGGGGTGCCGGCAGCGCGGCCAAGCAGCTGCGCAGGGAGTCCCAGAAGGAGCGCAAGAACCCGCTGCCCCCCTTCGCCGCCTCCGCCGGGGGGGCCGCCGAGCGCCGGGAAGAGGGCAGCGGCCAGGCCGGAGCTCCGCTGCGGAAGGAGG GGATAAGGCGCATTGGCAGGAGGcctgaccagcagcagcagcagcagcagcagggggatGGCAAACCCATCGACAGGAGGCCGGAGAGACGGCCCCCGCGGGAGCGCCGCTTCGACAAGCCTGCCGACGagaagggagaagcaggagagTTCTCTGTGGATAA ACCCATCATCGACCGACCGATGCGTGGCCGTGGCGGGCTGGGCAGAGGCCGTGGCCGTGGCCGCGGGATGGGCCGGGGAGACGGGTTCGACTCTCGCGGCAAGCGCGAATTCGACAGACACAGCGGCAGCGATCGATC CGGCCTGAAGCACGAGGACAAGCGCGGTGGCAGCGGGTCGCACAACTGGGGAACCGTCAAAGACGAGCTCAC TGAATTGGATCAGTCAGCTGTAACTGAGGAAACGCCAGAGGGAGAGGAACATCCGCCTGCTGATTCTGAAAACAA AGAGAATGAGGTTGAAGAAGTTAAGGAAGAAGGCCCTAAGGAGATGACCCTGGATGAGTGGAAAGCTATTCAAAGCAAGGATCGTGCAAAAGTGGAGTTCAACATCCGCAAACCAAACGAGGGTGCTGATGGGCAATGGAAAAAAGGATTTGTTCTCCACAAGTCAAAGAGTGAGGAG GCTCATGCTGAGGACTCGGTGATGGATCATCACTTCCGCAAGCCCGCCAACGACATCACGTCCCAGCTGGAGATCAACTTTGGAGACCTGGGCCGCCCCGGGcgtgggggcagagggggccGGGGTGGCCGGGGGCGTGGTGGCAGGGCCAGCCGTGGAGGCAGAACTGACAAG TTGGTTAAGGAGTTTGACGTGATCCACACACCCAACCAG TCAAGTGCTTCTGCTCCTGATGTAGATGACCCAGAGGctttcccagctctgtcctAA
- the SERBP1 gene encoding plasminogen activator inhibitor 1 RNA-binding protein isoform X3, whose amino-acid sequence MPGHLQEGFGCVVTNRFDQLFDDESDPFEVLRAAETRRKESGGGGGSQGGGGARGGPAGAQTNSSSGAGGGGAGQAGAGGGAGSAAKQLRRESQKERKNPLPPFAASAGGAAERREEGSGQAGAPLRKEGIRRIGRRPDQQQQQQQQGDGKPIDRRPERRPPRERRFDKPADEKGEAGEFSVDKPIIDRPMRGRGGLGRGRGRGRGMGRGDGFDSRGKREFDRHSGSDRSSVSHSHFSGLKHEDKRGGSGSHNWGTVKDELTELDQSAVTEETPEGEEHPPADSENKENEVEEVKEEGPKEMTLDEWKAIQSKDRAKVEFNIRKPNEGADGQWKKGFVLHKSKSEEAHAEDSVMDHHFRKPANDITSQLEINFGDLGRPGRGGRGGRGGRGRGGRASRGGRTDKLVKEFDVIHTPNQSSASAPDVDDPEAFPALS is encoded by the exons ATGCCCGGACACCTGCAGGAGGGCTTCGGCTGCGTCGTCACCAACCGCTTCGACCAGCTCTTCGATGACGAGTCTGACCCCTTCGAGGTGCTGCGGGCGGCCGAGACCCGGAGGAAAgagagcggcggcggcggcgggagccaggggggcggcggggcccgcggcGGCCCGGCGGGCGCCCAGACCAACTCCTcgagcggggcgggcggcggcggcgcggggcagGCGGGCGCCGGAGGGGGTGCCGGCAGCGCGGCCAAGCAGCTGCGCAGGGAGTCCCAGAAGGAGCGCAAGAACCCGCTGCCCCCCTTCGCCGCCTCCGCCGGGGGGGCCGCCGAGCGCCGGGAAGAGGGCAGCGGCCAGGCCGGAGCTCCGCTGCGGAAGGAGG GGATAAGGCGCATTGGCAGGAGGcctgaccagcagcagcagcagcagcagcagggggatGGCAAACCCATCGACAGGAGGCCGGAGAGACGGCCCCCGCGGGAGCGCCGCTTCGACAAGCCTGCCGACGagaagggagaagcaggagagTTCTCTGTGGATAA ACCCATCATCGACCGACCGATGCGTGGCCGTGGCGGGCTGGGCAGAGGCCGTGGCCGTGGCCGCGGGATGGGCCGGGGAGACGGGTTCGACTCTCGCGGCAAGCGCGAATTCGACAGACACAGCGGCAGCGATCGATC TTCTGTTTCACATTCACATTTCAGCGGCCTGAAGCACGAGGACAAGCGCGGTGGCAGCGGGTCGCACAACTGGGGAACCGTCAAAGACGAGCTCAC TGAATTGGATCAGTCAGCTGTAACTGAGGAAACGCCAGAGGGAGAGGAACATCCGCCTGCTGATTCTGAAAACAA AGAGAATGAGGTTGAAGAAGTTAAGGAAGAAGGCCCTAAGGAGATGACCCTGGATGAGTGGAAAGCTATTCAAAGCAAGGATCGTGCAAAAGTGGAGTTCAACATCCGCAAACCAAACGAGGGTGCTGATGGGCAATGGAAAAAAGGATTTGTTCTCCACAAGTCAAAGAGTGAGGAG GCTCATGCTGAGGACTCGGTGATGGATCATCACTTCCGCAAGCCCGCCAACGACATCACGTCCCAGCTGGAGATCAACTTTGGAGACCTGGGCCGCCCCGGGcgtgggggcagagggggccGGGGTGGCCGGGGGCGTGGTGGCAGGGCCAGCCGTGGAGGCAGAACTGACAAG TTGGTTAAGGAGTTTGACGTGATCCACACACCCAACCAG TCAAGTGCTTCTGCTCCTGATGTAGATGACCCAGAGGctttcccagctctgtcctAA